A window of Diabrotica virgifera virgifera chromosome 9, PGI_DIABVI_V3a contains these coding sequences:
- the LOC126892767 gene encoding uncharacterized protein LOC126892767, producing MATSNEVVVVDDLKDLVRLRGTNKQKLTLLEKFITKTKDKGDFDIQDVQFRYDNHINLLNDFDIVQTEIEKKCSEGQLPEHYSEREEFENRFYAAQAYLKTILRPVAVNSNNVQYGQLGQSSEFKAVSDPLQNVLLPRIKLQTFSGEFQFWVSFKNSFNATIANNASLSDGQKFHFLKASLQGYAASCIEGLESVDQPFQKAWDLLCDRFDKKQFLIDSHFKSLLNLTMMQKDNYNYASFRNMLDEISKHLTSLEGIDVPKEKLYDSFMIHILINKFQKNTIREWKETKVANDLPTLEHFINFLKNKTDILQSLDESQTAKSQSSSSNKYHNRSNNLVHFAVKNRCNFCRKEHSIYKCPTFKALSVEERFREVRKLKLCENCLLSGHDKRNCKFGPCPVCKTHKHNTLLHKDYAEVSIRDTNHQVSSPSTFDHRNDGVEQQISINFAKNESQVLLATVMCNIKDQDGKFTTQSTSSLAIN from the exons ATGGCGACCTCAAATGAAGTAGTAGTAGTAGACGATTTAAAAGATTTAGTTAGACTTCGTGGAACAAATAAACAAAAGTTAACTTTGCTAGAGAAATTCATTACTAAAACAAAAGACAAGGGTGACTTTGATATTCAAGATGTTCAATTTAGATATGATAATCATATAAACTTATTAAATGATTTTGATATAGTTCAAACagagatagaaaagaaatgtTCTGAGGGTCAATTACCGGAGCACTATTCAGAAAGAGAGGAGTTTGAAAATCGATTTTATGCGGCACAAGCATATTTAAAAACCATTTTAAGACCGGTAGCGGTAAACAGTAATAACGTACAATACGGTCAATTAGGTCAATCTAGTGAATTTAAAGCAGTGAGTGATCCCCTGCAAAATGTCCTATTACCGAGAATAAAATTGCAAACGTTCTCTGGGGAGTTTCAATTTTGGGTTAGTTTCAAAAATAGCTTCAATGCGACCATTGCGAATAATGCATCCCTTAGTGATGGGCAGAAGTTTCATTTCTTGAAGGCTTCCTTGCAAGGGTACGCAGCCAGTTGTATTGAAGGTTTAGAGAGCGTAGATCAACCATTTCAGAAAGCCTGGGATTTATTATGCGATAGGTTcgataaaaaacagtttttaatagACAGCCACTTTAAATCATTACTAAATTTAACCATGATGCAAAAAGATAATTATAATTATGctagttttcgaaatatgttaGACGAGATATCCAAACATTTAACTTCCTTGGAAGGTATAGACGTACCAAAAGAAAAGTTATATGATTCATTTATGATACATATCTTAATCAACAAGTTCCAGAAAAATACTATACGCGAATGGAAAGAAACTAAGGTTGCAAACGATTTGCCTACTTTAgaacattttatcaattttttaaaaaataagacgGACATACTACAAAGTTTGGATGAATCTCAAACGGCTAAATCACAGTCTTCAAGTTCAAATAAGTATCATAACAGATCTAACAATCTAGTGCACTTTGCGGTTAAAAACCGATGTAATTTTTGTAGAAAGGAACATTCAATTTATAAATGTCCCACCTTTAAAGCGTTATCAGTCGAAGAGAGGTTTCGGGAAGTTAGAAAACTTAAATTATGCGAAAATTGTTTATTAAGTGGTCATGATAAGAGAAATTGTAAATTTGGTCCATGTCCTGTTTGTAAGACTCACAAACATAACACGTTGCTTCATAAAGATTATGCAGAAGTTTCAATTCGTGACACTAATCATCAAGTAAGTTCACCTAGTACTTTTGATCATAGAAATGATGGTGTAGAACAGCAAATAagtataaattttgcaaaaaatgagAGTCAAGTTTTATTAGCTACAGTTATGTGTAATATTAAAGACCAAGATG GTAAGTTCACAACACAAAGTACCTCATCATTAGCGATAAATTAG